The sequence below is a genomic window from Macadamia integrifolia cultivar HAES 741 chromosome 1, SCU_Mint_v3, whole genome shotgun sequence.
GAAAAATGGAGGACAACCCAATTCACACATCTAAATGTCAGTGTTAATTCTTCAATCAATTACTCTATAGGATGAAAATTTAGAGAGAAGAAGTAAAAACCACTAAACCACCAGAATAGACCACAAACCCAAGTCTGGAGCTTACCTCGCACTCTTCACCTCTCTTATAATGGGATCCATCTGGACAGGTAAGGGagcagaaaatgaaatttctccattttgACCGTGGCGTTGCACCCTTTTTCCATAATTGGCCTCCCTCTGCGGAATGCTTCTAGGGTTTCTGTCGCCGTCATTAGCCTGCTGAAATACTTTGCTCTCAATGTatgcttcctcttcctcatcatccCCTGCAACCCCAGAGAAACCCCCAATTTCCTCCACTTCCCTGCACAGATTTTCCACAAGCTCTCTCTGATCATCATCAAGAAATCCTTGATCAATACCAGCTTCATGACCACCTGAATATGATTCATCAAAGACCCTAGTTAAATCTCCATTCTCTGCAAAGCTcacatttttctttgattctgaACCAAGGGCACTCTGTTTCAACAAAATCTCCCCATGATTGGTAATTATCTTAGGATCATCTTCATCATAACTTATCTGACGAAATGATTCAAGCTCCACATGCATTCCCTCGTTATTCTCAGAAATGCCCCGAGCTTGGCTCCTCAATTTCTCCAAGAGCTCTCTCTGTTCCCTACTCAGATCTCTACGATAGGTTCCCATGACTGGATCATGAGAACTAACACAAACCCTTGATTTCTTACTATTTTCTGCAAGTCTCAAGCTCTTCGTTGCTTTAGAAGAAAGCTCCCGTCTTTTCGCGGAGACCCCATCAACGAACTCTAAGAAACGAACCAGATCTCTGCTAACGGATTTCTTTCCATCCCTAATCATCGGATCACCTCCCTGCAAAAAACATGCCCAGATTGCGTTATTTccaagaaaaagggggaaaatcaGAAATGTAATACCCGGTTTCATTCCTACCTGAATCGAATCAAGCTTGATAAGCAAATCCATGGCTTTCTGCGAGAGAACCTCAGGCTTGAGTTGAGACCCATCAGAGATTGAGGATTTCAGGCTGATAAGACTGGCCTTAACAAAAGCTAGGTCTTTAAGTTGTCGAAGGGTACGCGATCTACGAACAAGGAAGGCACGAAAGTGGGTTTGTATGATACGGGCAGCGACATCACGGAGAGAATTCGAAGGATGAGGAGGAggcggcggtggtggtggatGAGAAGCGGGGATTTGATGAAAAGAGGATTCAAGAACTTCGATGCGacggagaagagaagagagaagcgATTGGGtttgttgatgttgttgtttCTGGTATAAATGCTTCTGATACAACTGGTGTTGTTGGGGTTTGGGGTATTGAGCATAGAGATGCGTTTGCGAAGATTGAAGGAGCTGAGCAGCTAGGGCTTGAAGAGGAGGATCTGTAGTTGGGGACTGAGAGACCTCAGAGGGATGAGAAGAATTGCAACTACAACAGCAGCTACAGTTGCTGAGATGGTTACTGTGGCAGTGGTTGTGATGGGGATGAGAAGCCATAAatgaga
It includes:
- the LOC122084297 gene encoding BAG family molecular chaperone regulator 8, chloroplastic, whose translation is MASHPHHNHCHSNHLSNCSCCCSCNSSHPSEVSQSPTTDPPLQALAAQLLQSSQTHLYAQYPKPQQHQLYQKHLYQKQQHQQTQSLLSSLLRRIEVLESSFHQIPASHPPPPPPPPHPSNSLRDVAARIIQTHFRAFLVRRSRTLRQLKDLAFVKASLISLKSSISDGSQLKPEVLSQKAMDLLIKLDSIQGGDPMIRDGKKSVSRDLVRFLEFVDGVSAKRRELSSKATKSLRLAENSKKSRVCVSSHDPVMGTYRRDLSREQRELLEKLRSQARGISENNEGMHVELESFRQISYDEDDPKIITNHGEILLKQSALGSESKKNVSFAENGDLTRVFDESYSGGHEAGIDQGFLDDDQRELVENLCREVEEIGGFSGVAGDDEEEEAYIESKVFQQANDGDRNPRSIPQREANYGKRVQRHGQNGEISFSAPLPVQMDPIIREVKSAR